In Vigna unguiculata cultivar IT97K-499-35 chromosome 3, ASM411807v1, whole genome shotgun sequence, a single genomic region encodes these proteins:
- the LOC114178634 gene encoding uncharacterized protein LOC114178634 isoform X2: MLMGFSFGDHFDQKESEFRLIDEASATQQQNSIIMEVHHLQGVEKSTDFFPVEHPMEPPDEDRPVKCPMPESSVINDERMHEKRFAESLKKRTETTRVVGDGERTTSMEAEPPARGVRKRHHNLTNGGGDLVMTPLMRMPPLPPLPSQNITIFQVLQQVDKFES, from the exons ATGTTGATGGGATTTTCATTTGGGGATCATTTT gaCCAAAAGGAGAGCGAGTTTCGCTTGATAGATGAAGCCAGTgcaacacaacaacaaaatagTATCATCATGGAAGTTCATCATCTTCAAGGGGTTGAAAAAAGCACTGATTTTTTCCCAGTTGAACACCCTATGGAGCCACCAGATGAAGATCGTCCGGTAAAATGCCCAATGCCGGAGTCTTCCGTTATTAAT GATGAAAGGATGCATGAAAAGAGGTTTGCAGAAAGCTTAAAGAAGAGAACAGAAACAACAAGGGTCGTCGGAGATGGGGAAAGAACAACTTCCATGGAAGCAGAACCTCCAGCTCGAGGGGTACGAAAGAGGCATCATAACCTCACAAACGGAGGCGGAGATCTTGTGATGACTCCATTGATGAGAATGCCACCTCTCCCTCCCCTACCATCCCAGAATATCACCATCTTTCAGGTGCTGCAACAGGTGGACAAGTTTGAGTCTTAA
- the LOC114178634 gene encoding uncharacterized protein LOC114178634 isoform X1, with the protein MLMGFSFGDHFVSALKPSLSPTYSLIKWYLENVLMDQKESEFRLIDEASATQQQNSIIMEVHHLQGVEKSTDFFPVEHPMEPPDEDRPVKCPMPESSVINDERMHEKRFAESLKKRTETTRVVGDGERTTSMEAEPPARGVRKRHHNLTNGGGDLVMTPLMRMPPLPPLPSQNITIFQVLQQVDKFES; encoded by the exons ATGTTGATGGGATTTTCATTTGGGGATCATTTTGTAAGTGCTCTTAAACCTTCTCTCTCTCCAACCTATTCCCTCATAAAATGGTATTTGGAGAATGTGTTAATG gaCCAAAAGGAGAGCGAGTTTCGCTTGATAGATGAAGCCAGTgcaacacaacaacaaaatagTATCATCATGGAAGTTCATCATCTTCAAGGGGTTGAAAAAAGCACTGATTTTTTCCCAGTTGAACACCCTATGGAGCCACCAGATGAAGATCGTCCGGTAAAATGCCCAATGCCGGAGTCTTCCGTTATTAAT GATGAAAGGATGCATGAAAAGAGGTTTGCAGAAAGCTTAAAGAAGAGAACAGAAACAACAAGGGTCGTCGGAGATGGGGAAAGAACAACTTCCATGGAAGCAGAACCTCCAGCTCGAGGGGTACGAAAGAGGCATCATAACCTCACAAACGGAGGCGGAGATCTTGTGATGACTCCATTGATGAGAATGCCACCTCTCCCTCCCCTACCATCCCAGAATATCACCATCTTTCAGGTGCTGCAACAGGTGGACAAGTTTGAGTCTTAA